A genomic window from Streptomyces sp. WMMC940 includes:
- a CDS encoding ATP-binding cassette domain-containing protein has protein sequence MVHVSSAPLLAMRGISKRYGAVWALTDIELEIHAGEVVALVGDNGAGKSTLVKVITGVGPADKGVIEWNGRPVRISRPRDAQALGITSVYQDLALCETLDVVGNIFLGHELGGSGILDEVSMERRAQELDVLESLSTRLPSFRVPVASLSAGQRQTVAIARALLSEPRLLILDEPTAALGVRQTAQFLDLIERLRDRGLGVLLVSHNLGDVKAVADHVAVLHLGRNNGFFSVPTTSQEQIVSSMTGATNNAVTHRRDRWGEVLR, from the coding sequence ATGGTTCACGTGTCGAGCGCCCCACTCCTGGCGATGCGCGGGATCAGCAAGCGGTACGGCGCAGTGTGGGCACTGACCGACATCGAGCTGGAGATCCACGCCGGCGAGGTCGTCGCCCTGGTCGGCGACAACGGGGCGGGCAAGTCCACGCTGGTCAAGGTGATCACCGGGGTCGGACCCGCCGACAAGGGCGTCATCGAGTGGAACGGCCGCCCCGTGAGGATCTCCCGCCCCCGCGACGCCCAGGCCCTGGGCATCACCAGCGTCTACCAGGACCTCGCCCTGTGCGAGACGCTCGACGTCGTCGGCAACATCTTCCTGGGACACGAGCTCGGCGGGAGCGGCATCCTCGACGAGGTGTCCATGGAGCGACGGGCCCAGGAACTGGACGTACTGGAGTCGCTGTCGACGCGCCTCCCCAGCTTCCGCGTACCCGTCGCCTCGCTCTCCGCGGGGCAGCGGCAGACGGTCGCCATCGCCCGCGCGCTGCTCAGCGAACCCAGGCTGCTCATCCTGGACGAGCCCACCGCCGCGCTGGGGGTCAGACAGACCGCCCAGTTCCTGGACCTGATCGAGCGGCTGCGGGACCGAGGGCTCGGAGTGCTCCTGGTGAGCCACAACCTGGGCGACGTGAAGGCCGTCGCGGACCATGTCGCGGTGCTCCACCTCGGCCGCAACAACGGCTTCTTCAGCGTGCCGACCACCTCCCAGGAGCAGATCGTCTCCTCCATGACCGGCGCCACCAACAACGCCGTGACCCATCGCCGGGACCGGTGGGGGGAGGTGCTGCGGTGA
- a CDS encoding sugar ABC transporter permease: MRSGEFGAVPGVAAVALLWIIFQSLDQQFLSPRNLSNLSIDIVGTGMIALGLVFVLLLGDVDLSVGSVSGLTAAVFAVLNVNQGMPEWAAVLAALVVGAAIGAAQGFFSARLGVPAFVVTLAGLLAWNGLMLYVLGASGTINLPEEGFIHALTSYYFRETAVAYGLAALSVAVFFLASYRDSRRRRSVGVMYRPLSVVVVRTAAVAVVAFAAAYILNRFQGLPLALLIFLAFVVGLDFVLRRTFYGRRIVSIGGGREAARRAGINVVWLRISAFMVSGTLAAVGGLFLASRVAAVGQTSGSSILLINAIAAAVIGGVSLFGGRGTTWSVLLGMLVIQSIASGMVLLGIPTPMQSVITGCVLLAAVVLDSLARHSQKAHGRA, translated from the coding sequence ATGCGCAGCGGCGAGTTCGGCGCGGTCCCGGGAGTCGCCGCCGTCGCCCTGCTGTGGATCATCTTCCAGAGCCTGGACCAGCAGTTCCTCTCTCCGCGCAATCTGTCCAACCTCAGCATCGACATCGTCGGCACGGGCATGATCGCGCTCGGTCTGGTCTTCGTGCTGCTCCTCGGCGACGTGGATCTGTCCGTCGGCTCCGTCAGCGGGCTCACGGCGGCCGTGTTCGCGGTGCTCAACGTGAACCAGGGCATGCCGGAGTGGGCGGCCGTGCTCGCCGCCCTGGTGGTGGGCGCGGCGATAGGCGCCGCCCAGGGCTTCTTCTCGGCCCGGCTCGGCGTCCCGGCGTTCGTCGTCACACTGGCGGGACTGCTGGCCTGGAACGGGCTGATGCTGTACGTGCTGGGCGCCAGCGGCACCATCAACCTCCCCGAAGAGGGCTTTATCCACGCCCTGACCAGCTACTACTTCCGGGAGACCGCGGTCGCCTACGGGCTGGCCGCACTGAGCGTGGCCGTGTTCTTCCTCGCGTCGTACCGGGACTCCCGCCGGCGCCGGTCCGTCGGTGTGATGTACCGGCCGCTCAGCGTCGTCGTCGTGCGCACGGCCGCGGTGGCTGTGGTCGCCTTCGCCGCCGCGTACATCCTGAACCGCTTCCAGGGCCTGCCGCTCGCGCTGCTGATCTTCCTGGCCTTCGTCGTCGGACTGGACTTCGTGCTGCGGCGCACCTTCTACGGCCGCAGGATCGTCTCCATCGGCGGCGGTCGCGAGGCGGCCCGCCGTGCCGGGATCAACGTGGTGTGGCTGCGGATCTCGGCGTTCATGGTGTCCGGGACGCTGGCCGCGGTCGGCGGGCTGTTCCTGGCGTCCAGGGTGGCCGCCGTCGGCCAGACGTCGGGCTCCAGCATTCTCCTGATCAACGCGATCGCCGCGGCCGTGATCGGCGGCGTCAGCCTGTTCGGCGGGCGGGGGACGACATGGTCCGTGCTGCTGGGCATGCTCGTCATCCAGTCGATCGCCTCGGGCATGGTCCTGCTGGGCATCCCGACGCCCATGCAGTCGGTGATCACCGGGTGTGTGCTGCTCGCCGCGGTGGTCCTCGACTCGTTGGCACGGCACTCGCAGAAGGCGCACGGCAGGGCGTGA
- a CDS encoding L-threonylcarbamoyladenylate synthase, translating into MAKYFDVHPENPQRRTINTVADSIRSDGLVVYPTDSCFALGCRLGSREGINRIRSIRGLDDRHHFTLVCRDFAQLGQFVHVDKDVFRAVKAATPGSYTFILPATKEVPRRLLHPKKKTVGVRIPDHVVAQALVEELGEPLLSSTLLLPDEDEPMTQGWEIKERLDHVVDAVLDSGDCGTEPTTVIDFSGGEPEIVRRGAGDTARFE; encoded by the coding sequence ATGGCGAAGTACTTCGACGTCCATCCCGAGAACCCCCAGCGCCGCACCATCAACACCGTGGCCGACTCCATCCGGTCCGACGGCCTCGTCGTGTACCCGACGGACTCCTGTTTCGCCCTGGGCTGCCGTCTCGGCAGCCGGGAGGGCATCAACCGGATCCGCTCGATCCGCGGTCTCGACGACCGCCACCACTTCACCCTCGTGTGCCGGGACTTCGCCCAGCTCGGCCAGTTCGTGCACGTCGACAAGGACGTCTTTCGGGCGGTCAAGGCCGCCACCCCCGGCAGCTACACGTTCATCCTGCCGGCGACCAAGGAGGTGCCGCGCCGGCTGCTGCACCCCAAGAAGAAGACGGTCGGCGTCCGCATCCCCGACCACGTCGTCGCGCAGGCGCTCGTCGAGGAGCTCGGCGAGCCCCTGCTGTCCAGCACCCTCCTCCTGCCCGACGAGGACGAGCCGATGACGCAGGGCTGGGAGATCAAGGAACGGCTCGACCACGTGGTGGACGCCGTGCTCGACTCGGGCGACTGCGGCACCGAACCGACCACCGTCATCGACTTCTCCGGCGGCGAACCGGAGATCGTGCGCCGGGGCGCCGGCGACACCGCACGGTTCGAGTAG
- the pgm gene encoding phosphoglucomutase (alpha-D-glucose-1,6-bisphosphate-dependent) produces the protein MPNERAGQPARPEDLIDVPRLVTAYYALHPDPADPAQRVAFGTSGHRGSSLTTAFNEDHIAATSQAICEYRSRQGIDGPLFLGADTHALSEPAKVTAVEVFAANGVTVLVDETDGYTPTPAVSHAILVHNRGRASGLADGVVVTPSHNPPSDGGFKYNPPNGGPAGSEATGWIQERANEIITGGLKDVRRIPWARALTAATTGRYDFLGSYVSDLPSVLDLDAVRAAGVRIGADPLGGASVAYWGRIAEQHRLDLTVVNPLTDPTWRFMTLDWDGRIRMDCSSPYAMASLIEQRDRFQVATGNDADSDRHGVVTPDGGLMNPNHYLSTAISYLYGHRAQWPAGAAVGKTLVSSSMIDRVAADLGRELREVPVGFKWFVDGLLDGSLGFGGEESAGASFLRRDGSVWTTDKDGIVLALLASEILAVTGASPSRHYASLTERFGEPAYARVDAPATREEKAVLSRLSPEQVTADTLAGEPITAVLTHAPGNGAPIGGIKVTTANAWFAARPSGTEDVYKVYAESFLGPDHLTRVQDEARSVVAAALRG, from the coding sequence ATGCCGAACGAGCGCGCAGGACAGCCGGCGCGGCCGGAGGACCTCATCGATGTGCCTCGGCTGGTGACGGCGTACTACGCCTTGCACCCCGATCCGGCGGACCCCGCCCAGCGGGTCGCCTTCGGCACCTCGGGGCACCGCGGGTCCTCCCTCACCACGGCCTTCAACGAGGACCACATCGCCGCGACCAGCCAGGCGATCTGCGAGTACCGGAGCCGGCAGGGCATCGACGGGCCGCTGTTCCTCGGCGCCGACACCCATGCGCTGTCCGAACCCGCGAAGGTCACGGCGGTCGAGGTGTTCGCGGCCAACGGCGTCACCGTGCTGGTCGACGAGACCGACGGCTACACCCCCACCCCGGCCGTCTCGCACGCCATCCTCGTCCACAACCGCGGTCGCGCCTCCGGCCTGGCCGACGGTGTGGTGGTCACGCCGTCGCACAATCCCCCGTCGGACGGGGGCTTCAAGTACAACCCGCCAAACGGCGGCCCCGCCGGTTCCGAGGCGACCGGCTGGATCCAGGAGCGCGCCAACGAGATCATCACCGGCGGGCTGAAGGACGTGCGCCGCATCCCCTGGGCCAGGGCGCTGACCGCCGCGACGACCGGCCGGTACGACTTCCTGGGTTCCTACGTGTCCGACCTGCCGTCCGTGCTCGACCTCGACGCGGTGCGCGCCGCGGGCGTACGCATCGGGGCCGATCCGCTCGGCGGGGCGTCCGTGGCCTACTGGGGCCGCATCGCCGAGCAGCACCGCCTCGATCTGACCGTCGTCAACCCGCTCACGGACCCGACGTGGCGCTTCATGACGCTGGACTGGGACGGCAGGATCCGCATGGACTGCTCCTCCCCGTACGCGATGGCGTCGCTGATCGAGCAGCGCGACCGCTTCCAGGTCGCCACGGGCAACGACGCCGACTCCGACCGGCACGGCGTCGTCACCCCGGACGGCGGGCTCATGAACCCCAACCACTATCTGTCCACGGCGATCTCGTACCTCTACGGCCACCGCGCCCAGTGGCCGGCCGGAGCGGCGGTCGGCAAGACGCTGGTGTCGTCGAGCATGATCGACCGGGTGGCGGCCGACCTCGGACGGGAACTGCGTGAAGTACCGGTCGGTTTCAAGTGGTTCGTGGACGGGCTGCTCGACGGCTCACTCGGCTTCGGCGGTGAGGAGTCCGCCGGCGCCTCGTTCCTGCGGAGGGACGGCTCGGTGTGGACGACCGACAAGGACGGCATCGTGCTCGCCCTGCTCGCGTCCGAGATCCTGGCGGTGACGGGGGCGTCGCCCAGCCGCCACTACGCCTCGCTCACGGAGCGGTTCGGCGAACCGGCCTACGCCCGGGTCGACGCTCCCGCGACCCGTGAGGAGAAGGCCGTGCTGAGCCGGCTCTCCCCCGAGCAGGTGACCGCGGACACCCTGGCCGGGGAGCCGATCACCGCGGTGCTGACCCACGCGCCGGGCAACGGCGCGCCGATCGGCGGCATCAAGGTGACCACCGCCAACGCCTGGTTCGCGGCGCGGCCTTCGGGCACTGAGGACGTCTACAAGGTGTACGCCGAGTCGTTCCTCGGACCGGACCATCTGACGAGGGTCCAGGACGAGGCCCGGTCCGTGGTGGCGGCGGCCCTGCGCGGCTGA
- a CDS encoding sensor histidine kinase gives MTASVSREVLTPDELRTLFLFEALDDDQLAWLSERGRVEVREAGTPVYAQGEGATCFFVLLAGTVAISRQLHGDEIELSRSGQRGAYGGATQAYLGDRVDQVYSNTMRAVTDVELFVLPASEFATAIRTWFPMALHLLEGLFLGLRASDIIVGERERLVALGSLTAGLTHELNNPAAAAARATDTLRDRVTRMRHKLALIADGRVDGKRLHELVEMQDAAVRRARDARRLTAIEAADAEDELGDWLAEAGLENAWDIAPTLVSGGIDADWLADATAELSDENRRAAVAWLNYTVDTEMLMGEIEDAVRRVSGLVDAARQYSQLDRAAQQPVDVHELLDATLVMLKAKIPAGVRVEKEYAGDMPLVPAYGAELNQVWTNLIDNALSAMDGDGTLTLATWHEDGKAYIEVRDTGTGIDPEIRPRIFEPFFSTKPVGEGTGLGLDISYRIVVDKHGGDIRVASHPGDTRFRVCLPLVRPSGDEPL, from the coding sequence ATGACCGCCTCGGTCTCGCGGGAGGTGCTCACCCCGGACGAGCTGCGCACCCTGTTCCTCTTCGAGGCGCTCGACGACGACCAGCTGGCCTGGCTGTCCGAGCGCGGGCGCGTGGAGGTGCGCGAGGCGGGAACGCCCGTGTACGCCCAGGGCGAGGGCGCGACCTGCTTCTTCGTGCTTCTCGCCGGCACCGTCGCGATCAGCCGCCAGCTCCACGGCGACGAGATCGAACTCAGCCGCAGCGGACAGCGCGGCGCCTACGGCGGGGCCACCCAGGCCTACCTCGGCGACCGCGTGGACCAGGTGTACTCGAACACGATGCGTGCGGTGACCGACGTGGAGTTGTTCGTCCTGCCCGCGTCCGAGTTCGCCACGGCCATCCGTACCTGGTTCCCCATGGCCCTGCATCTGCTCGAAGGACTGTTCCTCGGGCTCCGGGCCAGCGACATCATCGTCGGCGAACGCGAGCGGCTGGTCGCCCTCGGCTCGCTGACCGCCGGCCTGACCCACGAGCTCAACAACCCCGCCGCGGCGGCGGCCCGCGCCACCGACACCCTGCGTGACCGGGTGACCCGCATGCGGCACAAGCTGGCGCTGATCGCCGACGGCCGCGTCGACGGCAAGCGCCTCCACGAGTTGGTGGAGATGCAGGACGCCGCGGTGCGGCGGGCCCGGGACGCCCGCCGGCTCACGGCGATCGAGGCGGCCGACGCCGAGGACGAACTGGGCGACTGGCTCGCGGAGGCAGGGCTGGAGAACGCCTGGGACATCGCCCCCACCCTCGTCTCCGGCGGCATCGACGCCGATTGGCTCGCCGACGCCACCGCGGAACTGTCCGACGAGAACCGTCGGGCTGCGGTGGCCTGGCTGAACTACACCGTCGACACCGAGATGCTGATGGGCGAGATCGAGGACGCGGTCCGCCGCGTCTCCGGACTGGTCGACGCGGCACGGCAGTACTCCCAGCTCGACCGCGCCGCCCAACAGCCCGTCGACGTCCACGAACTCCTCGACGCCACCCTGGTGATGCTCAAGGCCAAGATCCCCGCCGGGGTGCGGGTGGAGAAGGAGTACGCCGGGGACATGCCGCTCGTCCCCGCGTACGGCGCGGAGCTCAACCAGGTGTGGACGAACCTCATCGACAACGCCCTCTCCGCGATGGACGGCGACGGCACTCTCACCCTCGCCACCTGGCACGAGGACGGCAAGGCGTACATCGAGGTACGGGACACGGGCACGGGCATCGATCCCGAAATCCGCCCCCGCATCTTCGAACCGTTCTTCTCCACGAAACCGGTCGGCGAGGGGACGGGCCTCGGACTCGACATCTCCTACCGGATCGTGGTCGACAAGCACGGCGGTGACATCCGCGTCGCCTCGCACCCGGGCGACACGCGGTTCCGGGTCTGCCTGCCCCTCGTCCGGCCCTCCGGGGACGAACCGCTCTGA
- a CDS encoding FAD-dependent oxidoreductase — protein MAKATILTVDDDPGVSRAIARDLRRHYGDRFRVLRATSGDEGLEALREVRLRGEAVAVMIADYRMPTMNGVQFLEAAMDLFPRARRVLLTAYADTGAAIDAINVVDLDHYLLKPWSPPEENLYPVLDTLVDIWGAASDPETPETRLVGHRWSAPSFAVREFLARNLVPYRWIAADEPEGAQLLEAAGLTPADVPLVVTAEGKVLHAPTGAELAAHVGLRTSPAADFYDVVVIGAGPAGLGAAVYAASEGLRTVLVERSATGGQAGQSSRIENYLGFPDGVTGAQLTDRARRQAARFGAEILSATEVVALEAAGSGRVLRFADGTSVGAHTVVLATGVTYRRLAGAQLDGFCGAGVFYGSAAFEAAGCRGDDVYIVGGANSAGQAAVYFSRFAARVHVLLRGPDLTHSMSAYLIQQIEAVPNIEIHPCTEVATGDGEGHLERLTLRDNRTGARTEVDATWLFVFIGAEPQTQWLDGLIARDDRGFVLTGPDLPEAGGRSPRWPLVRAPYHLETSVPGVFAAGDVRAESVKRVASAVGEGAMAVTLVHRYLEAQ, from the coding sequence ATGGCTAAGGCGACGATCCTGACCGTCGACGACGATCCAGGAGTCTCCCGGGCCATCGCCCGTGATCTGCGGCGCCACTACGGCGACCGCTTCCGCGTGCTGCGCGCCACCTCGGGCGACGAGGGTCTCGAAGCCCTGCGCGAGGTCAGGCTGCGGGGCGAGGCGGTCGCCGTGATGATCGCCGACTACCGCATGCCCACCATGAACGGCGTCCAGTTCCTGGAGGCCGCCATGGACCTGTTCCCCCGGGCGCGGCGGGTGCTGCTCACCGCGTACGCGGACACGGGCGCGGCGATCGACGCGATCAACGTCGTCGATCTCGACCACTATCTGCTCAAGCCCTGGAGCCCGCCGGAGGAGAACCTCTACCCCGTGCTGGACACCCTGGTCGACATCTGGGGCGCGGCATCCGACCCGGAGACGCCCGAGACGAGGCTGGTGGGCCATCGCTGGTCCGCCCCCTCCTTCGCCGTGAGGGAGTTCCTCGCGCGCAACCTCGTGCCGTACCGGTGGATAGCCGCCGACGAACCCGAGGGCGCCCAGCTGCTCGAGGCGGCCGGGCTCACACCGGCGGACGTCCCCCTCGTCGTCACCGCGGAGGGCAAGGTCCTGCACGCCCCCACGGGGGCGGAACTCGCCGCCCACGTCGGCCTGCGCACCAGCCCCGCGGCCGACTTCTACGACGTCGTCGTCATCGGCGCCGGCCCGGCCGGGCTGGGCGCCGCCGTCTACGCCGCCTCCGAGGGGCTGCGCACGGTGCTCGTCGAGCGCAGCGCCACCGGCGGCCAGGCGGGGCAGAGCAGCCGGATCGAGAACTACCTGGGCTTCCCCGACGGGGTCACCGGCGCGCAGCTCACCGACCGTGCGCGGAGGCAGGCGGCCCGGTTCGGCGCCGAGATACTCAGCGCCACCGAGGTGGTGGCCCTGGAGGCCGCCGGGTCCGGACGCGTCCTGCGGTTCGCGGACGGCACCTCGGTCGGCGCGCACACCGTCGTCCTCGCCACGGGGGTCACCTACCGGCGTCTCGCCGGCGCACAGCTCGACGGCTTCTGCGGCGCGGGCGTCTTCTACGGCTCGGCGGCCTTCGAGGCGGCCGGCTGCCGCGGTGACGACGTGTACATCGTCGGCGGCGCCAACTCCGCCGGGCAGGCGGCGGTGTACTTCTCGCGTTTCGCCGCGAGGGTCCATGTGCTGCTGCGCGGCCCGGACCTGACCCACTCCATGTCCGCCTATCTGATCCAGCAGATCGAGGCCGTGCCCAACATCGAGATCCATCCGTGCACCGAGGTGGCCACCGGGGACGGGGAGGGCCATCTGGAGCGGCTGACCCTGCGGGACAACCGCACCGGGGCCCGCACGGAGGTCGACGCCACCTGGCTGTTCGTGTTCATCGGGGCCGAGCCGCAGACGCAGTGGCTGGACGGACTGATCGCCCGTGACGACCGCGGATTCGTCCTGACCGGCCCCGACCTCCCCGAGGCGGGCGGACGGTCGCCCCGCTGGCCGCTGGTGCGGGCGCCGTACCACCTCGAGACCAGCGTGCCCGGGGTGTTCGCGGCGGGGGACGTCCGCGCCGAGTCGGTCAAGCGGGTGGCGTCCGCGGTCGGCGAGGGGGCGATGGCCGTCACGCTCGTGCACCGCTATCTGGAGGCCCAATGA